One window of the Periophthalmus magnuspinnatus isolate fPerMag1 chromosome 6, fPerMag1.2.pri, whole genome shotgun sequence genome contains the following:
- the gins3 gene encoding DNA replication complex GINS protein PSF3, producing MFSAMESQSYLPVPPGVGMEENFLSLDDILLSHERLPTRTECTFPRLGFLEKSTDSPDILEGSKMELPLWLAKGLYEKKRRVLSVDLPKVYREGWRTVFTADPNVVDLHKMGPYYYGLGSQMLHFDSPENPEIAQALLQTFIGRFRRTMDSSQNAYNEDTSALVEKLDSLEKALFKSGQSGLNGFQSWEKGQASQLTASSLVLNYRKRKINDVQP from the exons ATGTTTAGCGCTATGGAGTCACAATCGTACCTTCCAGTGCCTCCGGGAGTCGGGATGGAGGAAAACTTTCTCTCACTCGACGATATTTTGCTGTCCCACGAGAGGCTGCCTACCCGGACAGAGTGCACTTTTCCTCGACTGGGTTTTTTGGAGAAATCCACTGACTCACCAGATATATTAGAG GGTTCAAAGATGGAGCTTCCGCTGTGGCTGGCCAAGGGTTTGtatgagaagaagaggagagtgctCTCAGTAGATCTGCCCAAAGTGTacagggagggatggaggacgGTGTTCACTGCGGACCCTAATGTAGTGGACCTGCACAAGATGGGCCCATACTACTACGGCCTGGGCTCACAGATGCTGCATTTTGACAGCCCTGAAAATCCAGAGATTGCTCAGGCACTGTTACAG ACATTCATTGGGCGTTTCCGGCGAACAATGGATTCCTCCCAAAACGCCTACAATGAGGACACGTCTGCCCTTGTGGAGAAGCTGGACAGTCTGGAGAAAGCCCTGTTCAAGTCGGGCCAGAGTGGACTAAATGGTTTCCAAAGCTGGGAGAAGGGCCAGGCCTCTCAGCTGACCGCCTCCAGCCTGGTCCTCAACTACCGCAAGAGGAAAATTAATGATGTGCAGCCTTGA